The Alosa sapidissima isolate fAloSap1 chromosome 16, fAloSap1.pri, whole genome shotgun sequence genome has a segment encoding these proteins:
- the LOC121684865 gene encoding cystatin-like, whose translation MFWTTAALVVILAFARVSTYPLVGGIMHTDPNIPQVKDALKFAVDEFNKQNVVYNSEVVKVITATSQVVEGAVYRFEVEMAISGCKPCAQQKCANVNVELTKPYTCYFEVWNAPWLEQPKLMKNDCNMKLP comes from the exons ATGTTCTGGACAACTGCAGCTCTAGTGGTCATCCTGGCTTTTGCCAGGGTCAGCACTTATCCACTTGTAGGAGGAATAATGCATACAGATCCAAACATTCCTCAGGTGAAAGACGCCTTGAAGTTCGCAGTCGATGAATTCAACAAGCAGAATGTTGTGTACAACAGCGAAGTGGTGAAAGTGATCACCGCCACGAGTCAG GTTGTTGAAGGGGCCGTGTACAGGTTTGAAGTGGAAATGGCTATATCTGGCTGCAAACCGTGTGCACAGCAGAAGTGTGCCAATGTCAACGTAGAGCTCACAAAG CCCTACACATGCTATTTTGAGGTCTGGAATGCACCATGGCTGGAACAACCCAAGCTTATGAAGAATGACTGCAACATGAAACTTCCTTGA
- the LOC121685789 gene encoding epoxide hydrolase 1-like: protein MQAVEHILETLQSLDQQQLQLLSLSTVGVGLVTWYLIFKKKVAKTIPLGQGWWARGERSLSEDETIHPFTVEASEDEIQDLYRRIDQTRYTEPLEDGRFHYGFNSVYLRKVVSYWRNQFDWNKQVKVLNKYPHFKTKIEGLDIHFIRVRPQYREGQRVLPLMLVHGWPGSFFEFYKILPLLTETQDGLAFEVICPSIPGYGYSEAPHKQGFNSMDAARVFLKLMERLGFTEFYLQGGDWGSLITTNMAQMKPECVRGLHLNMLAVTRGGLGMLLSLIIGPYLPFLVGFTREDVRRLFPYFEKNVYEILKETGYLHIQATKPDTAGCGVNDSPVGLAAYILEKFSSWTDKQNRDLEDGGLERNYSLDDLLTNVMIYWTTGTIVSSMRFYKENLKSNPEKRIDSRTGIYVPMGFAAFPQELLHCPQAWARWRYKDIRSYTYMSSGGHFAAFEEPKLLADDFVQFVKKVECKKL from the exons ATGCAGGCAGTCGAACATATTCT GGAAACCCTTCAAAGTTTGGACCAacaacaactacagctgttGTCACTGTCTACAGTAGGGGTTGGACTTGTAACATGGTACCTGATAt TCAAGAAAAAGGTTGCAAAGACCATCCCCTTGGGTCAGGGTTGGTGGGCGAGAGGTGAGAGATCACTCAGTGAAGATGAGACAATACATCCTTTCACAGTAGAGGCATCTGAGGATGAAATTCag GACCTTTATAGACGTATTGATCAAACAAGGTATACTGAGCCACTGGAAGATGGCCGCTTCCATTATGGCTTCAATTCTGTTTACCTCAGAAAGGTTGTGTCATACTGGAGGAATCAATTTGACTGGAACAAGCAGGTGAAGGTGCTGAACAAGTATCCACATTTCAAAACCAAAATAGAAG GACTGGATATCCACTTCATTCGTGTGCGTCCACAGTATCGCGAAGGACAGAGGGTCTTGCCTCTCATGCTAGTCCATGGATGGCCAGGTTCTTTCTTTGAGTTCTACAAGATCCTTCCACTGCTCACAGAGACACAGGATGGCCTGGCATTTGAAGTCATCTGTCCCTCTATCCCAGGATACGGCTACTCAGAAGCCCCACATAAACAGG GATTTAACTCGATGGACGCTGCTCGAGTCTTTCTGAAGCTGATGGAGCGTTTGGGATTCACAGAGTTCTACCTTCAGGGGGGTGACTGGGGCTCTCTCATCACGACCAATATGGCCCAGATGAAGCCTGA ATGCGTCAGAGGCCTCCACTTGAACATGCTTGCTGTGACACGGGGAGGTCTTGGTATGCTGCTGTCTCTGATCATTGGACCATACCTGCCTTTCCTGGTTGGCTTCACACGTGAAGATGTCCGTCGGCTCTTCCCATACTTTGAAAAGAATGTGTATGAAATACTGAAGGAGACGGGGTATCTGCACATTCAGGCCACCAAGCCAGACACAGCAG GCTGTGGAGTGAACGACTCCCCAGTTGGGCTGGCTGCCTACATTCTGGAGAAATTCTCCTCTTGGACTGATAAGCAGAACAGAGATCTAGAAGATGGGGGCTTGGAGAG GAATTATTCCCTGGATGACCTTCTCACCAATGTTATGATCTACTGGACCACTGGAACCATTGTCTCCTCAATGCGTTTCTATAAAGAGAACCTGAAATCTAATCCAGAAAAGAGAATAGATTCCAG GACTGGCATTTATGTGCCGATGGGATTTGCGGCTTTCCCCCAAgagctgcttcactgccccCAGGCCTGGGCCCGCTGGAGGTACAAGGACATCCGCTCCTACACCTACATGTCCAGCGGGGGGCACTTTGCTGCCTTTGAGGAGCCCAAGCTGCTGGCAGACGACTTTGTGCAGTTTGTGAAAAAGGTGGAATGCAAAAAATTGTGA
- the LOC121685788 gene encoding epoxide hydrolase 1-like isoform X1: protein MQAVDNFLETLQSLDQQRLLLLSLSAIGIGLVTWYLIIKKKVAKTIPLGQGWWARGERSLSEDETIHPFTVEASEDEIQDLYRRIDQTRYTEPLEDGRFHYGFNSVYLRKVVSYWRNQFDWNKQVKVLNKYPHFKTKIEGLDIHFIHVRPQYREGQRVLPLMLVHGWPGSFFEFYKILPLLTETQDGLAFEVICPSIPGYGYSEAPQKQGFNSMDAARVFLKLMERLGFTEFYLQGGDWGSLITTNMAQMKPECVRGLHLNMLAVTQGGLGMLLSLIIGPYLPFLVGFTREDVRRLFPYFEKNVYEILKESGYMHIQATKPDTAGCGVNDSPVGLAAYILEKFSSWTDKQNRDLEDGGLERKYSLDDLLTNVMIYWTTGTIVSSMRFYKENLKSSPMKRIDNRTGIYVPMGFAAFPHELLHCPQAWARWRYKDIRSYTYMSSGGHFAAFEEPKLLADDFVQFVKKVECKKS from the exons ATGCAGGCAGTCGACAATTTTCT GGAAACCCTTCAAAGTTTGGACCAACAACGACTACTGCTGTTGTCACTGTCAGCAATAGGGATTGGACTTGTAACATGGTACCTGATAATCAAGAAAAAGGTCGCAAAGACCATCCCCTTGGGTCAGGGTTGGTGGGCGAGAGGTGAGAGATCACTCAGTGAAGATGAGACAATACATCCTTTCACAGTAGAGGCTTCTGAGGATGAAATTCag GACCTTTATAGACGTATTGATCAAACAAGGTATACTGAGCCACTGGAAGATGGCCGCTTCCATTATGGCTTCAATTCTGTTTACCTCAGAAAGGTTGTGTCATACTGGAGGAATCAATTTGACTGGAACAAGCAGGTGAAGGTGCTGAACAAGTATCCACATTTCAAAACCAAAATAGAAG GACTGGATATCCACTTCATTCATGTGCGTCCACAGTATCGCGAAGGACAGAGGGTCTTGCCTCTCATGCTAGTCCATGGATGGCCAGGTTCTTTCTTTGAGTTCTACAAGATCCTTCCACTGCTCACAGAGACACAGGATGGCCTGGCATTTGAAGTCATCTGTCCCTCTATCCCAGGATACGGCTACTCAGAAGCCCCACAAAAACAAG GATTTAACTCGATGGACGCTGCTCGAGTCTTTCTGAAACTGATGGAGCGTCTGGGATTCACAGAGTTCTACCTTCAGGGGGGTGACTGGGGCTCTCTCATCACGACCAATATGGCCCAGATGAAGCCTGA ATGCGTCAGAGGCCTCCACTTGAACATGCTTGCTGTGACACAGGGAGGTCTTGGTATGCTGCTGTCTCTGATCATTGGACCATACCTGCCTTTCCTGGTTGGCTTCACACGTGAAGATGTCCGTCGGCTCTTCCCATACTTTGAAAAGAATGTGTATGAGATACTGAAGGAGTCGGGGTATATGCACATTCAGGCCACCAAGCCAGACACAGCAG GCTGTGGAGTGAACGACTCCCCAGTTGGGCTGGCTGCCTACATTCTGGAGAAATTCTCCTCTTGGACTGATAAGCAGAACAGAGATCTAGAAGATGGGGGCTTGGAGAG GAAGTATTCCTTGGATGACCTTCTCACCAATGTTATGATCTATTGGACCACTGGAACTATTGTCTCCTCAATGCGTTTCTATAAAGAGAATCTGAAATCCAGTCCAATGAAGAGAATAGACAACAG GACTGGCATTTATGTGCCGATGGGATTTGCGGCTTTCCCCCACgagctgcttcactgccccCAGGCCTGGGCCCGCTGGAGGTACAAGGACATCCGCTCCTACACCTACATGTCCAGCGGGGGGCACTTCGCTGCCTTTGAGGAGCCCAAGCTGCTGGCAGACGACTTTGTGCAGTTTGTAAAAAAGGTGGAATGCAAAAAATCTTGA
- the LOC121685796 gene encoding cystatin-like, which yields MFWTTATLLVTLAFARVSTSPMPGEMTDTDVNIPAVKDALNFAVGEFNKQSNDMYIYKVAKVIKATSQVVSGTMYRFEVEMVISGYKSSPQEMCAKDNSELKKPNTCYFEVWSQPWLGPPKLMKYACKH from the exons ATGTTCTGGACAACTGCAACCCTACTGGTCACCCTGGCTTTTGCCAGGGTCAGCACTTCTCCAATGCCCGGAGAAATGACCGATACAGATGTTAATATTCCTGCGGTGAAAGACGCTTTGAATTTCGCAGTCGGTGAATTCAACAAGCAGAGCAATGATATGTACATCTACAAAGTGGCGAAAGTGATCAAGGCTACGAGTCAG GTTGTTTCAGGGACCATGTACAGGTTTGAAGTGGAAATGGTTATATCTGGCTACAAGTCATCCCCACAGGAGATGTGTGCCAAGGACAACTCAGAGCTCAAAAAG CCAAACACATGCTATTTTGAGGTCTGGAGTCAACCATGGCTGGGCCCACCCAAGCTTATGAAGTATGCCTGCAAACATTAG
- the LOC121685788 gene encoding epoxide hydrolase 1-like isoform X2, producing the protein MQAVEHILETLQSLDQQRLLLLSLSAIGIGLVTWYLIIKKKVAKTIPLGQGWWARGERSLSEDETIHPFTVEASEDEIQDLYRRIDQTRYTEPLEDGRFHYGFNSVYLRKVVSYWRNQFDWNKQVKVLNKYPHFKTKIEGLDIHFIHVRPQYREGQRVLPLMLVHGWPGSFFEFYKILPLLTETQDGLAFEVICPSIPGYGYSEAPQKQGFNSMDAARVFLKLMERLGFTEFYLQGGDWGSLITTNMAQMKPECVRGLHLNMLAVTQGGLGMLLSLIIGPYLPFLVGFTREDVRRLFPYFEKNVYEILKESGYMHIQATKPDTAGCGVNDSPVGLAAYILEKFSSWTDKQNRDLEDGGLERKYSLDDLLTNVMIYWTTGTIVSSMRFYKENLKSSPMKRIDNRTGIYVPMGFAAFPHELLHCPQAWARWRYKDIRSYTYMSSGGHFAAFEEPKLLADDFVQFVKKVECKKS; encoded by the exons ATGCAGGCAGTCGAACATATTCT GGAAACCCTTCAAAGTTTGGACCAACAACGACTACTGCTGTTGTCACTGTCAGCAATAGGGATTGGACTTGTAACATGGTACCTGATAATCAAGAAAAAGGTCGCAAAGACCATCCCCTTGGGTCAGGGTTGGTGGGCGAGAGGTGAGAGATCACTCAGTGAAGATGAGACAATACATCCTTTCACAGTAGAGGCTTCTGAGGATGAAATTCag GACCTTTATAGACGTATTGATCAAACAAGGTATACTGAGCCACTGGAAGATGGCCGCTTCCATTATGGCTTCAATTCTGTTTACCTCAGAAAGGTTGTGTCATACTGGAGGAATCAATTTGACTGGAACAAGCAGGTGAAGGTGCTGAACAAGTATCCACATTTCAAAACCAAAATAGAAG GACTGGATATCCACTTCATTCATGTGCGTCCACAGTATCGCGAAGGACAGAGGGTCTTGCCTCTCATGCTAGTCCATGGATGGCCAGGTTCTTTCTTTGAGTTCTACAAGATCCTTCCACTGCTCACAGAGACACAGGATGGCCTGGCATTTGAAGTCATCTGTCCCTCTATCCCAGGATACGGCTACTCAGAAGCCCCACAAAAACAAG GATTTAACTCGATGGACGCTGCTCGAGTCTTTCTGAAACTGATGGAGCGTCTGGGATTCACAGAGTTCTACCTTCAGGGGGGTGACTGGGGCTCTCTCATCACGACCAATATGGCCCAGATGAAGCCTGA ATGCGTCAGAGGCCTCCACTTGAACATGCTTGCTGTGACACAGGGAGGTCTTGGTATGCTGCTGTCTCTGATCATTGGACCATACCTGCCTTTCCTGGTTGGCTTCACACGTGAAGATGTCCGTCGGCTCTTCCCATACTTTGAAAAGAATGTGTATGAGATACTGAAGGAGTCGGGGTATATGCACATTCAGGCCACCAAGCCAGACACAGCAG GCTGTGGAGTGAACGACTCCCCAGTTGGGCTGGCTGCCTACATTCTGGAGAAATTCTCCTCTTGGACTGATAAGCAGAACAGAGATCTAGAAGATGGGGGCTTGGAGAG GAAGTATTCCTTGGATGACCTTCTCACCAATGTTATGATCTATTGGACCACTGGAACTATTGTCTCCTCAATGCGTTTCTATAAAGAGAATCTGAAATCCAGTCCAATGAAGAGAATAGACAACAG GACTGGCATTTATGTGCCGATGGGATTTGCGGCTTTCCCCCACgagctgcttcactgccccCAGGCCTGGGCCCGCTGGAGGTACAAGGACATCCGCTCCTACACCTACATGTCCAGCGGGGGGCACTTCGCTGCCTTTGAGGAGCCCAAGCTGCTGGCAGACGACTTTGTGCAGTTTGTAAAAAAGGTGGAATGCAAAAAATCTTGA